One Streptomyces sp. R28 DNA window includes the following coding sequences:
- the gcvH gene encoding glycine cleavage system protein GcvH has product MSNPQQLRYSKEHEWLSTAEDGVATVGITEFAANALGDVVYAQLPEVGSTVAAGDTCGELESTKSVSDLYSPVTGEVTEINEDVVNDPALVNSAPFEGGWLFKVRVTEEPADLLSADEYAAHTAG; this is encoded by the coding sequence ATGAGCAACCCCCAGCAGCTGCGCTACAGCAAGGAGCACGAGTGGCTGTCGACCGCCGAGGACGGCGTCGCGACGGTCGGCATCACCGAGTTCGCGGCCAACGCGCTCGGCGATGTCGTCTACGCCCAGCTCCCCGAGGTCGGCTCGACCGTGGCCGCGGGTGACACCTGCGGCGAGCTGGAGTCGACCAAGTCCGTGTCCGACCTGTACTCCCCGGTCACCGGCGAGGTCACCGAGATCAACGAGGACGTGGTGAACGACCCGGCGCTGGTGAACTCCGCCCCGTTCGAGGGCGGCTGGCTGTTCAAGGTACGCGTCACGGAGGAGCCGGCCGACCTGCTCTCCGCCGACGAGTACGCCGCCCACACCGCCGGCTGA
- the gcvT gene encoding glycine cleavage system aminomethyltransferase GcvT yields the protein MSSTAELRHTALDALHRSLGATMTDFAGWDMPLRYGSERDEHNAVRTKAGLFDLSHMGEITVTGPAAAAFLNHALVGNIASVGVGRARYTMICRADGGILDDLIVYRLAETEYMIVANASNAQVVLDALTERVAGFDAEVRDDRDAYALIAVQGPESPGILKSLTDADLDGLKYYAGLPGTVAGVPALIARTGYTGEDGFELFVKPEHAVELWQALTKAGEGVGLVPCGLSCRDTLRLEAGMPLYGHELSTSLTPFDAGLGRVVKFEKEGDFVGREALTEAASRAESNPPRVLVGLVAEGRRVPRAGYPVVAGGEVIGEVTSGAPSPTLGRPIAMAYVDAAHSAPGTAGVGVDIRGSHEPYEVVALPFYKRQK from the coding sequence ATGAGCAGTACAGCAGAACTCCGTCACACCGCGCTCGATGCCCTGCATCGCTCGCTCGGCGCGACGATGACCGACTTCGCCGGCTGGGACATGCCCCTGCGCTACGGCTCCGAGCGCGACGAGCACAACGCCGTCCGCACCAAGGCCGGCCTGTTCGACCTCTCCCACATGGGCGAGATCACCGTCACCGGCCCCGCGGCGGCCGCCTTCCTCAACCACGCCCTGGTCGGCAACATCGCCTCCGTCGGCGTCGGCCGCGCCCGCTACACCATGATCTGCCGGGCCGACGGCGGCATCCTCGACGACCTGATCGTCTACCGGCTCGCCGAGACCGAGTACATGATCGTCGCCAACGCCTCCAACGCCCAGGTCGTGCTGGACGCGCTGACCGAGCGGGTGGCCGGCTTCGACGCCGAGGTCCGTGACGACCGGGACGCCTACGCGCTGATCGCCGTCCAGGGCCCCGAGTCCCCGGGCATCCTGAAGTCCCTCACCGACGCCGACCTCGACGGCCTGAAGTACTACGCCGGCCTGCCCGGCACCGTCGCCGGCGTGCCCGCCCTCATCGCGCGCACCGGCTACACCGGCGAGGACGGCTTCGAGCTGTTCGTGAAGCCGGAGCACGCCGTCGAGCTGTGGCAGGCGCTGACCAAGGCGGGCGAGGGCGTCGGCCTGGTCCCATGCGGGCTGTCCTGCCGGGACACGCTGCGCCTCGAGGCGGGCATGCCGCTGTACGGCCATGAGCTGTCGACCTCCCTGACCCCCTTCGACGCCGGGCTCGGCCGGGTGGTGAAGTTCGAGAAGGAGGGCGACTTCGTCGGACGTGAGGCGCTGACCGAGGCCGCCTCCCGCGCCGAGTCGAACCCGCCCCGCGTGCTGGTCGGCCTGGTCGCCGAGGGGCGTCGTGTCCCGCGCGCCGGGTACCCGGTCGTCGCCGGTGGCGAGGTCATCGGCGAGGTCACCTCCGGTGCCCCCTCCCCCACACTGGGCAGGCCGATCGCCATGGCGTACGTCGACGCGGCGCACTCGGCGCCGGGTACGGCCGGGGTCGGCGTGGACATCCGCGGCAGCCATGAGCCGTACGAGGTCGTGGCGCTGCCGTTCTACAAGCGGCAGAAGTAG
- a CDS encoding AAA family ATPase — translation MTVKRTTAYATTSGIALPKQPAAPVAEARGTCSAPVVRDLRERSGHSPHALLFAPEDLVVITGLPGSGKSTLMQRTVQGTRIDSQDTRDHWAARMPRFLPYAVYRPLVRLAHYAGLRRALRSGEGVVVHDCGTQAWVRGWLAREARRRGGTLHLLLLDVTPGAALEGQRERGRGVSRYAFVRHRRAAARLLRSVEKGHLPQGCGSAVLIDRAAADVLRRIGFTG, via the coding sequence ATGACGGTGAAGCGCACCACGGCGTACGCCACGACCTCGGGCATCGCGCTGCCCAAGCAGCCCGCGGCCCCGGTCGCCGAAGCCCGCGGCACATGCTCCGCACCCGTGGTCCGTGACCTGCGCGAGCGCTCCGGCCACAGCCCGCACGCCCTGCTCTTCGCCCCCGAGGACCTCGTCGTGATCACCGGGCTGCCCGGCAGCGGCAAGTCCACGCTGATGCAGCGGACCGTGCAGGGCACCCGCATCGACTCCCAGGACACCCGGGACCACTGGGCCGCCCGTATGCCCCGCTTCCTCCCCTACGCCGTCTACCGCCCCCTGGTCCGCCTCGCGCACTACGCCGGACTGCGCCGCGCCCTGCGCTCCGGCGAGGGCGTCGTCGTGCACGACTGCGGTACGCAGGCCTGGGTGCGCGGCTGGCTGGCCCGCGAGGCCCGCCGCCGCGGCGGCACCCTGCACCTGCTGCTGCTCGACGTCACCCCGGGCGCGGCCCTGGAGGGCCAGCGCGAGCGCGGCCGGGGCGTCTCCCGCTACGCCTTCGTGCGCCACCGCAGGGCGGCCGCCCGCCTGCTGCGCTCGGTGGAGAAGGGCCACCTGCCCCAGGGCTGCGGCTCGGCGGTGCTGATCGACCGGGCGGCGGCGGACGTCCTGCGCCGGATCGGTTTCACGGGCTGA
- a CDS encoding enhanced serine sensitivity protein SseB: MDFPADLPADFPALAHPHPHGGWPGNELEEVLSASLGLPSAGGRIIEVLGRSFVWVPLPAGGGPHSGPLDLPTVEIAGQAYVPVFSSEEQLRQVVGAHMSYTVAPAVEFARGLPPQVGIAVNPDGVVGVPLPPAAVADLCRVGRTPLDGLNSGGRVKLYEPDWQDDPIDFLAVASAEFAGTGVVVTARRCLAAIETATPVMFIGVELSQWEGDLRAAPMDALARALAHSPVQWPVNLVLLDVAQDPVIEWMRQKVRPFYTRTL; the protein is encoded by the coding sequence ATGGACTTCCCAGCGGATCTCCCCGCGGACTTCCCGGCACTGGCACACCCCCATCCACACGGCGGGTGGCCCGGCAACGAACTGGAGGAGGTCCTCTCGGCCTCCCTCGGCCTGCCCTCGGCGGGCGGCCGGATCATCGAGGTGCTGGGCCGCAGCTTCGTCTGGGTGCCCCTGCCGGCCGGCGGCGGCCCGCACAGCGGCCCGCTGGACCTGCCCACGGTGGAGATCGCGGGCCAGGCGTACGTCCCGGTGTTCAGCTCCGAGGAACAGCTCCGCCAGGTCGTCGGCGCCCACATGTCGTACACCGTCGCCCCCGCCGTGGAGTTCGCCCGCGGCCTGCCCCCGCAGGTGGGCATCGCCGTGAACCCGGACGGCGTGGTCGGCGTCCCGCTGCCGCCGGCGGCGGTGGCCGACCTCTGCCGGGTGGGCCGCACCCCGCTGGACGGCCTCAACTCCGGCGGCCGCGTCAAGCTCTATGAGCCCGACTGGCAGGACGACCCGATCGACTTCCTCGCGGTGGCGTCGGCCGAGTTCGCCGGAACCGGCGTGGTCGTGACGGCCCGCCGCTGCCTCGCGGCGATCGAGACGGCCACACCGGTGATGTTCATAGGCGTGGAACTCTCCCAGTGGGAGGGCGACCTGCGCGCGGCCCCCATGGACGCTCTCGCCCGGGCCCTGGCGCACTCCCCGGTCCAGTGGCCGGTCAACCTGGTCCTCCTGGACGTCGCCCAGGACCCGGTGATCGAGTGGATGCGCCAGAAGGTCCGTCCCTTCTACACGCGGACGCTTTGA